A stretch of Corallococcus macrosporus DNA encodes these proteins:
- a CDS encoding DedA family protein — translation MSASPLQLLLTHGSGPLVFLVLVGGGLGLPFPEDLVQLAAGVLSHRGAMPLPAAIALCFVGVLCGDTVLFLTARRLGQALYTHRRTRRLFPPERRARIQGLYAKHGPRVVFIGRFMSVLRVPVFAMAAAEGMPLRRFLLWDGLALCLSSPLVVTLGYLGSASVDRVARGVGRAEHFVALAGVAALLGVLAVRHSREHSRV, via the coding sequence ATGTCCGCTTCACCGCTCCAGTTGTTGCTGACGCACGGCTCCGGGCCGCTCGTCTTCCTCGTGCTCGTGGGGGGCGGACTGGGGCTGCCGTTCCCGGAGGACCTCGTGCAGTTGGCGGCGGGCGTGCTGTCGCACCGGGGGGCCATGCCGCTGCCGGCCGCCATCGCGCTGTGCTTCGTGGGCGTGCTGTGCGGCGACACCGTCCTCTTCCTCACGGCGCGGCGGCTGGGACAAGCCCTGTACACGCACCGGCGCACGCGCCGCCTCTTCCCGCCGGAGCGCCGCGCGCGCATCCAGGGTCTGTACGCGAAGCACGGCCCGCGGGTCGTCTTCATCGGCCGGTTCATGTCCGTGCTGCGCGTGCCGGTGTTCGCCATGGCCGCGGCGGAGGGCATGCCCCTGCGCCGCTTCCTCCTCTGGGACGGGCTGGCGCTGTGCCTGAGCTCGCCCCTGGTGGTGACGCTGGGCTACCTGGGCTCCGCGAGCGTGGACCGCGTGGCCAGGGGCGTGGGCCGGGCGGAGCACTTCGTCGCGCTGGCGGGCGTGGCCGCGCTGCTCGGGGTGCTGGCCGTACGGCATTCCCGCGAACACTCCCGGGTCTAG
- the sitA5 gene encoding SitA5 family polymorphic toxin: protein MKQRGVGLLLLGLLCAGCATSRVIQLDTEDGASIVYTPPRSVDPVPIPEDAFREVLLQLVLEVRLPLQSEQQPRSRLQLASWDPALDGGFSFLDASARRRLALSFAWDGVWEGVQGAVAEVVNPLMLKAMISTGMAAYMALLVMPEPITKLVAIALTTYLIAYVGLETFVQLVKGWERLSDETERAVTVEELKDAGHRFGKVMGTSGARVLILALTAALGGASNVAAKGPMLPGFARAALAAETNAGLRLTAAASGGVRSISLAEGVLTMGVASTAVAATAWEGAGNLSPSGGSGEVASVHDGVKNAPGYPSGFKAVQNGTTRNSVSNKALLEKLREVEPGTWVKVYKDGWVGSEKVSLHYFESASGKVFNFKVKAGWSNL from the coding sequence ATGAAACAACGCGGCGTGGGCCTTCTGCTCCTGGGGCTGCTCTGCGCGGGGTGTGCAACCTCCCGCGTGATCCAGTTGGACACGGAGGATGGCGCCTCCATCGTCTACACGCCGCCCCGGAGTGTGGATCCCGTTCCCATCCCCGAGGACGCATTCCGGGAGGTGCTGCTCCAGCTCGTGCTGGAGGTGCGTCTCCCACTCCAGTCCGAGCAGCAGCCTCGCTCCCGCCTCCAACTCGCTTCCTGGGACCCAGCGCTGGACGGCGGCTTCTCCTTCCTGGATGCCAGTGCGCGCAGAAGGCTGGCGCTGTCCTTCGCATGGGACGGTGTCTGGGAGGGCGTGCAGGGTGCGGTGGCGGAGGTGGTCAACCCCCTGATGCTCAAGGCCATGATCTCCACGGGCATGGCGGCCTACATGGCCCTGCTCGTGATGCCCGAGCCCATCACGAAGCTCGTCGCCATCGCACTCACCACCTATCTCATCGCGTACGTGGGACTGGAGACCTTCGTCCAACTCGTGAAGGGTTGGGAGCGCCTGTCCGATGAGACGGAGCGGGCGGTGACCGTCGAGGAACTGAAGGATGCAGGGCACCGCTTCGGCAAGGTCATGGGAACCAGTGGCGCCCGGGTCCTCATCCTGGCGCTCACGGCGGCCCTGGGTGGAGCTTCGAACGTGGCCGCGAAAGGCCCCATGCTCCCGGGCTTCGCCCGGGCGGCTCTCGCGGCGGAAACCAACGCAGGACTCCGTCTGACCGCCGCGGCCTCCGGCGGTGTCCGTTCGATTTCGCTCGCGGAGGGCGTCCTCACCATGGGGGTCGCATCCACCGCCGTGGCCGCGACTGCTTGGGAGGGGGCTGGGAACCTGTCGCCTTCAGGTGGGAGCGGCGAGGTGGCTTCCGTCCACGACGGCGTGAAGAACGCTCCCGGGTATCCTTCCGGCTTCAAGGCCGTCCAGAATGGGACGACGCGGAACAGCGTGTCCAACAAGGCACTGTTGGAGAAGCTGCGGGAAGTCGAGCCTGGGACCTGGGTCAAGGTCTACAAGGATGGCTGGGTCGGAAGCGAGAAGGTGTCCCTCCACTACTTCGAAAGTGCGTCCGGAAAGGTCTTCAACTTCAAGGTGAAGGCCGGATGGAGCAACCTGTGA
- a CDS encoding acyl-CoA desaturase codes for MAIVIFFISHWLLCVFFQSFFQHRYAAHRMYSMGPRTEKVMHLLTYLVQGSSYLSPRAYAILHREHHAYSDTENDPHSPHYFKDVMRMMWHTKERYTGIVSRRIQPEPRFEGGYPEWKLVDETLGQSWWAVLGWVALYTAFYVTFATSPWQFLLLPVHFVMGPVHGAIVNWCGHKYGYRNFNGTDKSRNTLPVDVLCMGELFQNNHHKYGSSPNFAARAFEIDPTWQVMRVLSKLGVIRITTPQRAVYPEPREVARGAQAA; via the coding sequence ATGGCCATCGTCATCTTCTTCATCAGTCACTGGCTGCTCTGCGTCTTCTTCCAGAGCTTCTTCCAGCACCGTTACGCGGCGCACCGCATGTACAGCATGGGGCCGCGCACGGAGAAGGTGATGCACCTGCTCACCTACCTGGTGCAGGGCTCGTCGTACCTGTCGCCGCGCGCCTACGCCATCCTGCACCGCGAGCACCACGCGTACTCCGACACGGAGAACGACCCGCACTCACCGCACTACTTCAAGGACGTGATGCGGATGATGTGGCACACGAAGGAGCGCTACACGGGCATCGTGTCGCGCCGCATCCAGCCGGAGCCGCGCTTCGAGGGTGGCTATCCGGAGTGGAAGCTGGTGGACGAGACGCTGGGGCAGTCCTGGTGGGCGGTGCTGGGGTGGGTGGCGCTGTACACGGCGTTCTACGTGACGTTCGCGACGTCGCCCTGGCAGTTCCTGCTGTTGCCGGTGCACTTCGTGATGGGGCCGGTGCACGGCGCCATCGTGAACTGGTGCGGGCACAAGTACGGCTACCGGAACTTCAACGGCACGGACAAGTCGCGCAACACGCTGCCGGTGGACGTGCTGTGCATGGGGGAGCTGTTCCAGAACAACCACCACAAGTACGGCAGCAGCCCGAACTTCGCGGCGCGGGCCTTCGAAATCGACCCCACGTGGCAGGTGATGCGCGTGCTGTCGAAGCTGGGCGTCATCCGCATCACCACGCCCCAGCGAGCGGTCTACCCGGAGCCGCGCGAAGTGGCCCGAGGCGCCCAGGCGGCCTGA
- a CDS encoding DUF3969 family protein — MEQPVNPPHPPHGASTEAIALQAAGVEESQRFVAVTALGMCRVIALGAMSPAYACSRLLGPALLSRLEAMEVHPELRRAIHLATELEDVAHLAPEALANSLAEIEDTLLKVLADLPPPRSHDEKWLVMARHQDG, encoded by the coding sequence ATGGAGCAACCTGTGAATCCTCCACATCCGCCCCATGGAGCCTCGACTGAAGCCATCGCCCTCCAGGCTGCGGGCGTCGAAGAGTCGCAACGCTTCGTGGCGGTCACGGCTCTGGGCATGTGCCGGGTGATTGCCCTGGGTGCCATGTCTCCCGCCTATGCGTGCAGCCGGCTTCTCGGACCGGCGCTGCTGTCACGACTCGAAGCAATGGAAGTCCACCCCGAGCTCCGTCGTGCCATCCACCTTGCGACGGAACTCGAGGATGTGGCCCATCTCGCACCTGAAGCGCTGGCGAACTCCCTCGCGGAGATTGAGGACACGCTCTTGAAGGTGCTCGCGGACCTGCCGCCCCCGCGTTCCCATGACGAGAAGTGGCTTGTGATGGCTCGACACCAGGACGGGTGA
- a CDS encoding FAD-binding protein, whose translation MTLETHRPQAGAGLPAGLTPDSVELFRAQLRGTLIQPGDADYAEACQLYNAMIHKHPAMVARCADVADVIAAVALARERKLPLAVRGGGHNGGGLALVDDGLVIDLSRMRDVRVDPEARTVRVAGGAVWGDVDHATHAFGLAVPSGVISTTGVGGLTLGGGMGYLTRRFGLTIDNLLAVDMVLADGRFVTASEDKHPDLFWAVRGGGGNFGVVTSFLFRAVPVDTVIGGPTLWPLARAAEVLRWYREFIPNAPEELNGFFVFLTVPPAPPFPQELHLQKMCGVIWCYTGDPAKADAAFAPVLALKPALHGVMPVPFPVMQTAFDALYPPGHQWYWRADFVRELPDAAIERHVSFAERLPTLQSTMHLYPVDGAVHRVGPHDTAFRFRDVRWSEVIVGVDPSPERAEAISTWTKEYWNALHPYSAGGAYVNFMMEEGQERVQATYGDNYPRLVAVKQQYDPGNLFHVNQNILPGPVKPPSVAH comes from the coding sequence GTGACACTCGAAACCCACCGTCCGCAGGCTGGCGCCGGCCTGCCCGCCGGGCTGACCCCGGACAGCGTGGAGCTGTTCCGCGCGCAGCTGCGCGGCACGCTCATCCAGCCAGGTGACGCCGACTACGCGGAGGCGTGCCAGCTCTACAACGCGATGATCCACAAGCACCCGGCCATGGTGGCCCGGTGCGCGGACGTGGCGGACGTCATCGCCGCGGTGGCCCTGGCGCGCGAGCGCAAGCTGCCCCTGGCCGTACGCGGCGGCGGCCACAACGGCGGCGGCCTGGCGCTGGTGGATGACGGGCTGGTCATCGACCTGTCGCGCATGCGCGACGTGCGCGTGGACCCCGAGGCCCGCACGGTGCGCGTCGCGGGCGGCGCCGTCTGGGGGGACGTGGACCACGCCACCCACGCGTTCGGGCTCGCGGTGCCCTCCGGCGTCATCTCCACCACGGGCGTGGGCGGGCTCACGCTGGGCGGCGGCATGGGCTACCTCACGCGCCGCTTCGGCCTCACCATCGACAACCTGCTCGCCGTGGACATGGTGCTCGCGGACGGACGCTTCGTCACCGCGAGCGAGGACAAGCACCCGGACCTGTTCTGGGCGGTGCGCGGCGGGGGCGGCAACTTCGGCGTGGTGACGTCGTTCCTCTTCCGGGCGGTTCCCGTGGACACCGTCATTGGCGGCCCCACGCTCTGGCCCCTGGCCCGCGCGGCGGAGGTGCTGCGCTGGTACCGCGAGTTCATCCCCAACGCGCCGGAGGAGCTCAACGGCTTCTTCGTCTTCCTCACCGTGCCGCCCGCGCCGCCCTTTCCGCAGGAGCTGCACCTCCAGAAGATGTGCGGCGTCATCTGGTGCTACACGGGCGACCCCGCGAAGGCGGACGCGGCGTTCGCGCCGGTGCTGGCGCTCAAGCCCGCGCTGCACGGCGTGATGCCCGTGCCCTTCCCCGTGATGCAGACCGCCTTCGACGCGCTCTATCCGCCGGGCCACCAGTGGTACTGGCGCGCGGACTTCGTGCGCGAACTGCCGGACGCCGCCATCGAGCGGCACGTGTCCTTCGCCGAGCGCCTGCCGACCCTGCAATCCACCATGCACCTGTACCCCGTCGACGGGGCGGTGCACCGCGTGGGCCCGCATGACACGGCCTTCCGCTTCCGCGACGTGCGCTGGTCGGAGGTCATCGTCGGGGTGGACCCTTCACCGGAGCGGGCGGAGGCCATCTCCACCTGGACGAAGGAGTACTGGAACGCGCTGCACCCGTACTCGGCGGGCGGCGCCTACGTGAACTTCATGATGGAGGAGGGCCAGGAGCGCGTGCAGGCCACCTACGGCGACAACTACCCGCGGCTGGTGGCGGTGAAGCAGCAGTACGACCCCGGCAACCTCTTCCACGTGAACCAGAACATCCTGCCCGGGCCGGTGAAGCCCCCGAGCGTCGCGCACTGA
- a CDS encoding ATP-binding response regulator, protein MDWLSGGGEMGRLIRSMDWSKTPLGPVETWPQSLRTTVSLCLSSTFPILIAWGPERVQLYNDSYRPICGAKHPEAMGQPFRECWATALPVVGGVFEKAGTGIGSYIENQRMFLDRYGYLEEAFMTFSFSPIRDESGGVGGLFHPITEVTEKMLSARRTQTLRELSALLGKVKTLEDISAALSQLQPDAALDVPFLLFYRRDEAAPRVRWVGGMGLPPGSAWSPEEAGLDGPWPFATADGDTVSVPRAPLDTALGPYEEPPVHARVLPIHPAGMAEPFGYLVAGVSPRRALDDSYRSFYEQLQATVTNAVVSVRAYEAEAQRAEALAAIDRAKTAFFSNVSHEFRTPLTLILGPLEESLADTSSPLPPAQRARQELTYRNALRLLKLVNSLLDFSRIEAGRVKASFHPTDLARLTEDLASVFRSAMEKAGLQYTVDARDLGEPVYVDRDMWEKVVLNLLSNAFKFTLDGGVTLRLERQGAKARLTVQDTGTGIPEAELPRVFERFHRVESSRGRTHEGTGIGLALIQELVKLHGGTLGVRSTEGQGSTFCVELPLGRAHLPAELIQKEEGTPHAGKLGSAFTEEALRWLPDAPESIPLAVPELVTPSTRANALGELGAGLALPPGRGRILVADDNADMRAYVSGLLAAHWDLRAVADGEAAFLAALDWRPDLILSDVMMPRLDGFGLLKKLRGDVRTRGIPFIMLSARAGEEARIEGLQAGADDYLVKPFSARELQARVDSQLQLGRARQQLSDFFMQAPTAMCVMTGPDLVFTVINPMFAQLMGRDMLGRPARDAQPEGGHGLLLQHLERVYRTGEPFVGREVPARQPDGQGGLKELLLDLDIHAQRDGEGRIQGLLVAVQEVGERTRARQQLEALTHDLQHALTARDTFLGVASHELKTPVTALMLHLEMTRRRLSKRGEPPSPEKLTAAMESAQRQVERMSRLVDELLDVSRIRAGKLDFHMEESDPMELVHEVLDTFHEQMERAHCVLQLRAELNLRVWWDRSRMQQVLTNLVSNAIKYAPGTPLGIGLRKHDGRLILYVSDGGPGIPQEHQDRVFERFERGGPPRSVHGLGLGLFIAKQIVEGHGGKLVLRSGEGQGAAFIIDLPLPPEARA, encoded by the coding sequence ATGGACTGGCTGTCGGGCGGTGGGGAGATGGGCCGGTTGATCCGCTCCATGGACTGGTCGAAGACGCCGCTCGGGCCGGTGGAGACGTGGCCCCAGAGCCTGCGCACGACCGTCAGCCTGTGCCTGTCCTCCACCTTCCCCATCCTCATCGCGTGGGGGCCGGAGCGCGTGCAGCTCTACAACGACAGCTACCGGCCCATCTGCGGCGCGAAGCACCCGGAGGCCATGGGCCAGCCCTTCCGCGAATGCTGGGCCACGGCACTGCCGGTGGTGGGCGGCGTGTTCGAGAAGGCGGGCACGGGCATTGGTTCCTACATCGAGAACCAGCGCATGTTCCTGGACCGGTACGGCTACCTGGAGGAGGCCTTCATGACCTTCTCCTTCAGCCCCATCCGCGACGAGTCCGGGGGCGTGGGCGGCCTCTTCCACCCCATCACGGAGGTGACGGAGAAGATGCTCAGCGCGCGGCGCACGCAGACGCTGCGCGAGCTGTCCGCCCTGCTGGGCAAGGTGAAGACGCTGGAGGACATCAGCGCCGCGCTGTCGCAACTGCAGCCGGACGCCGCGCTCGACGTGCCCTTCCTCCTCTTCTACCGCCGCGACGAGGCCGCGCCGCGCGTCCGGTGGGTGGGCGGCATGGGCCTGCCGCCGGGCAGCGCGTGGAGCCCGGAGGAGGCGGGGCTGGACGGGCCGTGGCCCTTCGCCACCGCGGACGGGGACACCGTGAGCGTCCCGCGCGCGCCGCTGGACACGGCCCTGGGCCCCTACGAGGAGCCGCCCGTGCACGCGCGCGTGCTGCCCATCCACCCGGCCGGCATGGCGGAGCCCTTCGGCTACCTGGTGGCCGGCGTCAGCCCCCGCCGCGCACTGGATGACAGCTACCGGAGCTTCTACGAGCAGCTCCAGGCCACCGTCACCAACGCCGTCGTCAGCGTGCGCGCCTACGAGGCGGAGGCGCAGCGCGCGGAGGCGCTGGCGGCCATCGACCGGGCGAAGACGGCGTTCTTCTCCAACGTGTCGCACGAGTTCCGCACGCCGCTCACGCTCATCCTGGGGCCGCTGGAGGAGTCGCTCGCGGACACGTCCTCGCCGCTGCCGCCGGCCCAGCGCGCGCGCCAGGAGCTCACCTACCGCAACGCGCTGCGCCTGTTGAAGCTGGTCAACTCGCTGCTGGACTTCTCACGCATCGAGGCGGGCCGCGTGAAGGCGAGCTTCCACCCCACGGACCTCGCGCGGCTCACCGAGGACCTGGCCAGCGTCTTCCGCTCCGCGATGGAGAAGGCGGGGCTCCAGTACACCGTGGACGCCCGGGACCTGGGCGAGCCCGTCTACGTGGACCGGGACATGTGGGAGAAGGTTGTCCTCAACCTGCTCTCCAACGCGTTCAAGTTCACGCTCGACGGCGGCGTCACCTTGCGGCTGGAGCGCCAGGGCGCGAAGGCACGGCTCACCGTGCAGGACACCGGCACGGGCATCCCGGAGGCGGAGCTGCCGCGCGTGTTCGAGCGCTTCCACCGCGTGGAGTCCTCGCGAGGGCGCACGCACGAGGGCACCGGCATCGGGCTGGCGCTCATCCAGGAGCTGGTGAAGCTGCACGGCGGAACGCTGGGCGTGCGCAGCACGGAGGGCCAGGGGAGCACCTTCTGCGTGGAGCTGCCGCTGGGCCGCGCGCACCTGCCCGCCGAGCTGATTCAAAAGGAAGAGGGGACTCCGCACGCGGGCAAGCTGGGGTCCGCCTTCACGGAGGAGGCGCTGCGCTGGCTGCCGGACGCGCCGGAGTCCATCCCGCTGGCGGTGCCGGAGCTGGTGACGCCCTCCACCCGGGCCAACGCGCTGGGCGAACTGGGCGCGGGGCTCGCGCTGCCGCCGGGGCGCGGGCGAATCCTCGTCGCGGACGACAACGCGGACATGCGCGCGTACGTGAGCGGCCTGCTGGCGGCGCACTGGGACCTGCGCGCGGTGGCGGACGGCGAGGCGGCCTTCCTGGCGGCGCTCGACTGGAGGCCGGACCTCATCCTCAGCGACGTGATGATGCCGCGGCTGGACGGCTTCGGGCTGCTCAAGAAGCTGCGCGGTGACGTGCGCACGCGCGGCATCCCCTTCATCATGCTGTCCGCGCGCGCGGGCGAGGAGGCCCGTATCGAGGGGCTCCAGGCCGGCGCGGACGACTACCTGGTGAAGCCCTTCTCCGCGCGCGAATTGCAGGCGCGCGTGGACAGCCAGCTCCAGTTGGGGCGCGCCCGTCAGCAGCTGTCCGACTTCTTCATGCAGGCGCCCACGGCCATGTGCGTGATGACGGGGCCGGACCTCGTCTTCACGGTCATCAACCCGATGTTCGCGCAGCTGATGGGCCGGGACATGCTGGGACGGCCCGCGCGCGACGCGCAGCCGGAGGGCGGGCACGGCCTGCTGCTCCAGCACCTGGAGCGCGTCTACCGCACGGGGGAGCCCTTCGTGGGCCGCGAGGTGCCCGCGCGTCAGCCGGACGGACAGGGCGGCCTCAAGGAGCTGCTGCTGGACCTGGACATCCACGCCCAGCGCGACGGCGAGGGCCGCATCCAGGGCCTGCTCGTCGCGGTGCAGGAGGTGGGCGAGCGGACCCGCGCGCGCCAGCAACTGGAGGCCCTCACGCACGACCTGCAGCACGCGCTCACCGCGCGCGACACCTTCCTGGGCGTGGCGTCCCACGAGCTGAAGACGCCCGTCACCGCGCTGATGCTGCACCTGGAGATGACGCGCCGTCGCCTGTCCAAGCGCGGCGAGCCGCCCTCCCCGGAGAAGCTGACGGCGGCGATGGAGTCCGCGCAGCGGCAGGTGGAGCGGATGTCGCGGCTGGTGGACGAGCTGCTGGACGTCTCCCGCATCCGCGCCGGCAAGCTGGACTTCCACATGGAGGAGAGCGACCCGATGGAGCTGGTGCACGAGGTCCTCGACACCTTCCACGAGCAGATGGAGCGGGCCCACTGCGTCCTGCAACTGCGGGCGGAACTGAACCTGCGCGTGTGGTGGGACCGCTCGCGCATGCAGCAGGTGCTGACGAACCTGGTGTCCAACGCCATCAAGTACGCGCCGGGCACGCCGCTCGGCATCGGGCTGCGGAAGCACGACGGCCGGCTCATCCTCTACGTGTCGGACGGCGGCCCGGGCATCCCCCAGGAACACCAGGACCGCGTCTTCGAGCGCTTCGAGCGCGGCGGTCCGCCCCGCTCCGTGCACGGCCTGGGGCTGGGCCTCTTCATCGCCAAGCAGATCGTCGAGGGCCACGGCGGCAAGCTGGTCCTCCGGAGCGGCGAAGGCCAGGGCGCCGCCTTCATCATCGACCTGCCGCTGCCGCCCGAGGCCCGGGCCTGA
- a CDS encoding serine/threonine protein kinase, translating into MAMRYLRLGVGDGATVEFDANQVNAWPITLHEGHIESVLIDDLGTLEAPARLYGYVWTSGPQAVIRYFEALPPGASQRVPICAVVRTAKGQMRKLPGSRPGTAILEYSRGGVFIVDEFL; encoded by the coding sequence GTGGCGATGCGCTACCTGCGATTGGGCGTGGGAGACGGCGCAACGGTCGAGTTCGATGCGAACCAGGTGAATGCCTGGCCCATCACCCTTCATGAGGGGCATATCGAAAGTGTGTTGATCGATGACCTGGGGACGCTGGAGGCACCGGCGCGTCTCTATGGATACGTCTGGACGAGCGGACCTCAGGCGGTCATCCGCTATTTCGAGGCACTTCCGCCGGGCGCATCACAGCGTGTACCCATTTGCGCGGTGGTCCGGACGGCCAAGGGGCAGATGCGGAAGCTGCCGGGTTCACGCCCAGGGACCGCCATCCTCGAATACTCGCGAGGGGGCGTCTTCATCGTGGACGAGTTCCTCTAA
- a CDS encoding SDR family oxidoreductase, translating to MIVVTGATGRLGRFVIEGLLKKVPANQVAVVARNPDKARDWAGRGVQVRKADYSHPETWDGVFSHGDTVLLISSSEVGQRRKQHQTVVDAAKRAGVKLLAYTSILHADTSRIVLAPEHLDTEKAIRASGLPFVFLRHSWYVENYTEAAKRTLEQGVLRGCAKDGRVAPATRQDYADAAVAVLTGTGHENQVYELAGDTGFTLAEYAAELSRQSGRTVPYQDLPPAEFAAALQQAGLPKGYADVLANADEGIARGDLDDSSRTLSRLIGRPTTTLAEALPATLKQA from the coding sequence ATGATCGTCGTCACGGGAGCCACGGGCCGGTTGGGCCGCTTCGTCATTGAAGGCCTGTTGAAGAAGGTCCCTGCCAACCAGGTCGCGGTCGTGGCACGCAATCCGGACAAGGCCCGGGATTGGGCCGGGCGTGGCGTGCAGGTGCGCAAGGCGGACTACAGCCATCCGGAGACGTGGGACGGCGTGTTCTCTCACGGAGACACCGTGCTGCTCATCTCCTCCAGCGAGGTGGGCCAGCGGCGCAAGCAACACCAGACCGTGGTGGACGCGGCGAAGAGGGCGGGCGTGAAGCTGCTGGCGTACACGAGCATCTTGCACGCGGACACGTCACGAATCGTGCTGGCTCCAGAGCACCTGGACACGGAGAAGGCCATCCGCGCGTCAGGGCTTCCATTCGTGTTCCTGCGGCACAGTTGGTACGTGGAGAACTACACGGAAGCCGCGAAGCGGACGCTGGAGCAGGGCGTGCTCCGGGGCTGCGCGAAGGACGGCCGCGTCGCTCCCGCCACGCGCCAGGACTACGCGGACGCAGCCGTCGCGGTGCTCACCGGCACGGGCCATGAGAACCAGGTGTACGAGCTCGCCGGTGACACGGGCTTCACGCTGGCGGAGTACGCGGCGGAGCTGTCGCGCCAGTCCGGCAGGACCGTGCCGTACCAGGACCTGCCCCCGGCCGAGTTCGCCGCCGCGCTCCAGCAGGCCGGTCTGCCCAAGGGCTACGCCGACGTGCTGGCGAACGCGGACGAAGGCATCGCCCGAGGCGACCTGGACGACTCCAGCCGCACGCTGAGCCGCCTCATCGGCCGGCCCACCACGACCCTGGCTGAAGCCCTGCCCGCTACGCTCAAGCAGGCCTGA
- the bioA gene encoding adenosylmethionine--8-amino-7-oxononanoate transaminase has protein sequence MDRATLVGLDKQHVWHPYTAMEQYIAKTDPLVVVRAEGVWLHDADGQRYLDANGSWWVSTLGHRHPRLVHALTEQLGSLAHVSLAGITHGPAARLGEELTAIAPGADRADVPSGQKLSRVFYSDNGSTAVEVAIKMAAQYWAQNGRPRRTRFITLTGAFHGETIGATSVGGVQEFRDVFGPLLFDVVHVPSPAEPDGHARALAQVKAALAADPDGIAGVILEPVIQGAAGMWMSSPDFVREVREATRAVDTFLIADEVFTGMGRTGARFAVDLAGVMPDLLCLAKALSGGLLPFAATLASERIFQGFLGAKDRALYYGHSYCGNPLGAAVAREVLAVYRDEDVLGQVQRKAPRVKAAFERMAATLPGLVRPRAVGMVGAVDLGGGGYFADSGWRVYEAARRRGLYLRPMGNTVYIAPALNIPDADLDLLLAGVEDSLREVAAG, from the coding sequence GTGGACCGGGCAACCCTCGTCGGACTCGACAAGCAGCACGTCTGGCACCCCTACACCGCCATGGAGCAGTACATCGCGAAGACGGATCCGCTCGTCGTCGTGCGCGCGGAGGGCGTCTGGCTCCATGACGCCGACGGCCAGCGTTACCTGGACGCCAACGGCTCCTGGTGGGTGTCCACCCTGGGACACCGCCACCCGCGCCTCGTGCACGCACTCACCGAGCAACTGGGCAGCCTGGCCCACGTCTCCCTCGCGGGCATCACCCACGGCCCGGCGGCCCGGCTGGGTGAGGAGCTGACCGCCATTGCCCCGGGCGCGGACCGGGCGGACGTGCCCTCGGGACAGAAGCTGTCGCGCGTCTTCTATTCGGACAACGGCAGCACCGCGGTGGAGGTGGCCATCAAGATGGCCGCCCAGTACTGGGCGCAGAACGGCCGCCCCCGCCGCACCCGCTTCATCACGCTGACGGGCGCCTTCCACGGCGAGACGATTGGCGCCACCAGCGTGGGCGGCGTGCAGGAGTTCCGCGACGTGTTCGGCCCGCTCCTCTTCGACGTGGTGCACGTGCCGTCCCCCGCCGAACCCGACGGCCACGCGCGCGCCCTGGCGCAGGTGAAGGCCGCGCTCGCCGCCGACCCGGACGGCATCGCGGGCGTCATCCTGGAGCCCGTCATCCAGGGCGCGGCGGGCATGTGGATGTCGTCGCCGGACTTCGTGCGCGAGGTGCGCGAGGCCACGCGCGCGGTGGACACCTTCCTCATCGCCGACGAGGTCTTCACCGGCATGGGCCGCACCGGCGCGCGCTTCGCGGTGGACCTGGCCGGCGTGATGCCGGACCTGCTGTGCCTGGCCAAGGCGCTCAGCGGGGGCCTGCTGCCCTTCGCCGCCACGCTCGCGTCGGAGCGCATCTTCCAGGGCTTCCTGGGGGCGAAGGACCGGGCGCTCTATTACGGCCACTCGTACTGCGGCAACCCGCTGGGCGCGGCCGTGGCGCGCGAGGTGCTGGCCGTGTACCGCGACGAGGACGTGCTGGGGCAGGTCCAGCGCAAGGCCCCGCGCGTGAAGGCCGCCTTCGAGCGCATGGCCGCCACCCTCCCCGGGCTCGTGCGCCCGCGCGCGGTGGGCATGGTGGGCGCGGTGGACCTGGGCGGCGGAGGCTACTTCGCCGACAGCGGCTGGCGCGTGTACGAGGCCGCCCGCCGCCGGGGCCTGTACCTGCGCCCCATGGGCAACACGGTCTACATCGCCCCCGCGCTCAACATCCCGGACGCGGACCTGGACCTGCTGCTCGCGGGCGTGGAGGACAGCCTGCGCGAGGTGGCCGCGGGCTGA